From the Cryomorphaceae bacterium genome, one window contains:
- a CDS encoding DASS family sodium-coupled anion symporter codes for MIRNRLGLIIGLLVLLSGLFTAPEGVSPEAWRVLALGAMMVIWWVSEAVPLPVTALLPVLLLPWLGVMPVSEAARPYSSDIVFLFLGGFLLALAIEKWNLHRRISLQIVRRTGNSANRIVLGFMLATALLSMWISNTAATVMMLPIALSVVELLKSDEEKVGRGTRNFGLALMLGIAYAANIGGMATLIGTPPNVVMAGILEAQHNIVIGFLEWMKIGIPVSVVLLVLTYVLLTEVLYPNRIGRFERGEFAIRDALTSLGTMSKQEKRVLAVFCLTGAMWVSRQWLSDVLGWESLRDSGIAILGGILLFVVPSGDGTRGTLLDWSDTRRLPWGILLLFGGGLSLANALSWVGWVDRVGEVFSGWGAVEWIWITLGLVAISLLLTEVMSNVALISVFVPVVAAIAVGMDVHPTVMAIPVTLAASCAFMLPMSTPPNAIVFASGMVRVHQMVKAGIVLNAVAILVIWLFSNYLVPALFGA; via the coding sequence ATGATTAGAAACAGATTGGGGCTGATAATCGGGCTTCTCGTATTGCTGTCAGGACTCTTCACCGCTCCCGAAGGTGTTTCACCTGAGGCATGGCGTGTGCTGGCACTGGGTGCCATGATGGTCATCTGGTGGGTTAGCGAAGCCGTTCCGCTGCCAGTAACGGCGCTGCTTCCGGTTTTGCTTCTGCCGTGGCTGGGAGTAATGCCGGTTTCCGAAGCTGCCAGACCCTACAGCAGCGATATAGTTTTTCTCTTCCTCGGCGGATTTCTTCTTGCGCTGGCCATCGAAAAATGGAACCTGCACAGGCGGATATCCCTTCAGATTGTGCGCCGGACAGGCAACAGCGCTAACCGCATTGTGCTTGGATTTATGCTGGCAACGGCTTTGCTCAGTATGTGGATCAGCAACACGGCTGCCACGGTGATGATGCTTCCAATTGCATTGTCGGTGGTGGAGCTGCTTAAAAGCGACGAAGAAAAAGTGGGACGCGGTACCCGAAATTTTGGGCTGGCGCTCATGCTGGGTATTGCCTATGCCGCGAATATCGGGGGTATGGCAACACTCATCGGTACGCCACCCAATGTGGTGATGGCCGGAATTCTTGAAGCGCAACACAATATAGTGATTGGCTTTCTCGAATGGATGAAGATCGGTATTCCCGTTTCAGTCGTGCTATTGGTGCTTACTTATGTGTTGCTCACGGAGGTGCTGTACCCCAACCGTATTGGCAGGTTTGAGCGAGGTGAATTTGCTATTCGCGATGCCTTGACTTCGCTGGGAACCATGTCGAAACAGGAAAAGAGGGTGCTGGCTGTTTTTTGTCTCACAGGAGCGATGTGGGTGAGCCGGCAGTGGCTGAGCGACGTGCTGGGGTGGGAATCGCTGCGAGACAGTGGCATTGCCATCCTGGGTGGTATCCTGCTATTCGTGGTGCCTTCCGGAGATGGTACCCGGGGCACCTTGCTCGATTGGTCGGATACACGCCGACTTCCCTGGGGGATTTTGCTGCTTTTTGGCGGCGGACTGTCGCTTGCCAATGCCCTGAGCTGGGTGGGCTGGGTAGATCGGGTAGGGGAGGTGTTCAGCGGTTGGGGTGCCGTTGAATGGATATGGATTACCCTTGGGCTCGTGGCCATTTCGCTGCTTCTTACAGAGGTTATGAGTAATGTGGCGCTGATCAGTGTATTTGTACCTGTGGTTGCTGCCATTGCGGTTGGAATGGATGTGCATCCCACGGTGATGGCTATACCGGTTACCCTGGCAGCGAGTTGCGCCTTTATGCTGCCCATGTCAACCCCGCCCAATGCTATTGTGTTTGCCAGTGGAATGGTACGCGTGCATCAGATGGTAAAGGCGGGTATTGTGCTCAATGCCGTTGCTATTTTGGTGATATGGCTTTTTTCCAACTACCTCGTTCCCGCACTTTTTGGGGCTTAA